One genomic region from Ammospiza caudacuta isolate bAmmCau1 chromosome 1, bAmmCau1.pri, whole genome shotgun sequence encodes:
- the CLDN12 gene encoding claudin-12: MGCRDVHAATVLAFLSGTASVAGLLAAVLLPNWRQMRLYTYNKNERNVTVYTGLWIKCARFDGSRDCVIYDPQWYTAVDQLDLRVLQFALPLSMFTAVSALFLCMIGMCNTAFVSTVPNVKLAKCLVNSAGCHLVAGLLFLLACAICLIPSIWVIFYNNYLNRKYEPIFSFDISVFIAIASAGGLFFTSIMLFLWYCACKSLPSPFWQPLYSHAPSMHSYASQPYSARSRLSAVEIDIPVVTHSS; this comes from the coding sequence ATGGGCTGCCGGGACGTTCATGCGGCGACCGTGCTGGCCTTCCTCAGTGGCACAGCCTCGGTAGCTGGGCTCCTTGCAGCAGTTCTGCTTCCAAACTGGAGGCAGATGAGACTGTACACGTACAACAAGAACGAGAGGAACGTGACGGTTTACACCGGACTCTGGATTAAGTGCGCGCGCTTTGATGGGAGCAGAGACTGCGTGATCTATGACCCGCAGTGGTACACGGCTGTGGATCAGCTGGATTTGCGTGTTCTTCAGTTTGCCCTTCCTCTGAGTATGTTCACTGCTGTCTCAGCTCTGTTCCTCTGCATGATTGGCATGTGTAACACGGCCTTTGTATCCACCGTGCCAAACGTCAAACTGGCCAAGTGCCTGGTAAACAGTGCAGGCTGCCATCTCGTGGCCGGCCTCTTGTTCCTGCTTGCCTGTGCCATTTGTCTCATTCCATCCATCTGGGTCATTTTTTATAACAATTATCTGAACAGGAAATACGAGCCCATCTTCAGCTTTGACATCTCTGTATTTATTGCCATTGCCAGTGCTGGCGGTCTGTTTTTCACTTCTATCATGCTGTTCCTATGGTACTGTGCATGCAAAAGcctcccttctcctttctgGCAGCCCCTGTATTCCCACGCCCCCAGCATGCACAGCTATGCCTCTCAGCCCTACTCCGCACGTTCTCGCCTCTCTGCCGTAGAAATCGACATTCCTGTTGTGACACATTCATCTTAA